A single Microcoleus sp. FACHB-672 DNA region contains:
- a CDS encoding M16 family metallopeptidase, whose protein sequence is MTSTLLKSSVVPRLNAPTLHQMPNGLTIIAEQIPVDAVNLSLWVNVGSAVESNAINGMAHFLEHMVFKGTQKLQSGEFERRIEERGAVTNAATSQDYTHFYITSAPQDFAELAPLQMDVAINPSIPDEAFERERFVVLEEIRRSEDNPRRRTYYRSMETAFEVLPYRRPVLGPASVIEQLKPQQMRDFHRSHYQPSAMTAVAVGNLPVEELIEIVGAGFTEAFSQRDGEIKTQNSESILPSEEPAFTNIVRQEFIDESLQQARLVMVWRVPGLDRLQETYGLDVLATILGHGRTSRLVQELREERALVSHISASNMTHRLQGLFYISAQLPVENLEPVEAAIAEHIRKLQTELTTEAEIARVRTQVANRFIFGNETPSDRAGLYGYYRSMVGELAPALTYPSRIQALDAADLQQTAQRYLSPDAYGVVVLRPTV, encoded by the coding sequence ATGACTTCAACCCTACTCAAGTCTTCTGTTGTCCCTCGTCTCAACGCCCCCACGCTGCACCAGATGCCTAACGGGTTGACGATCATTGCAGAACAAATACCCGTTGATGCAGTTAACCTCAGCTTATGGGTTAACGTTGGCTCTGCCGTTGAGTCAAATGCGATTAATGGCATGGCCCATTTTTTAGAACACATGGTGTTTAAGGGCACTCAAAAGCTGCAAAGCGGTGAATTTGAGCGCCGGATCGAGGAAAGAGGCGCTGTCACTAACGCCGCAACCAGCCAAGATTACACCCACTTTTACATCACCAGCGCACCCCAAGATTTTGCCGAACTGGCACCGCTGCAAATGGATGTGGCGATCAACCCCAGCATTCCAGATGAGGCGTTTGAGCGAGAGCGATTTGTGGTGCTTGAAGAAATTCGCCGATCAGAAGATAATCCTCGCCGGCGCACGTATTACCGCTCAATGGAAACGGCATTTGAGGTGCTGCCTTACCGGCGTCCTGTGTTAGGGCCTGCATCTGTGATCGAACAGCTCAAACCCCAGCAAATGCGTGATTTTCATCGCAGCCACTATCAACCTTCAGCCATGACGGCGGTAGCAGTGGGCAATCTGCCGGTGGAAGAATTAATTGAGATTGTGGGAGCCGGCTTTACAGAAGCATTCAGCCAGCGTGACGGTGAAATTAAGACTCAAAACTCAGAATCAATTCTCCCTTCAGAAGAACCGGCTTTTACAAATATCGTCCGTCAAGAGTTTATAGATGAAAGCCTACAGCAAGCACGGTTAGTGATGGTTTGGCGGGTGCCAGGACTTGACCGGCTGCAGGAAACTTACGGGCTAGATGTATTGGCAACAATTTTAGGACATGGACGCACATCGCGGCTGGTTCAAGAATTGCGCGAAGAACGGGCATTGGTTTCTCATATTTCTGCCAGCAATATGACTCACCGGCTGCAAGGGTTGTTTTATATTTCAGCCCAGTTGCCGGTGGAAAATTTAGAGCCGGTGGAAGCAGCGATCGCGGAGCACATCCGCAAATTGCAAACCGAATTAACCACAGAGGCAGAAATCGCTCGCGTTCGTACCCAAGTGGCGAATCGGTTTATTTTTGGGAATGAAACGCCTAGCGATCGCGCCGGCTTGTATGGCTACTACCGTTCTATGGTGGGAGAACTCGCGCCGGCACTCACTTATCCCTCCCGAATTCAAGCCCTTGATGCAGCGGATTTGCAACAGACAGCACAGCGTTACTTATCCCCAGATGCATACGGCGTTGTGGTACTGCGACCGACTGTTTAG